In the Gossypium raimondii isolate GPD5lz chromosome 9, ASM2569854v1, whole genome shotgun sequence genome, one interval contains:
- the LOC105798584 gene encoding stem-specific protein TSJT1, producing MLGVFSSAIVSPPDELVAAGCRTPSPKITADALVKRFLETNSSGVSMQIGDHVQFAYSHHKESPLQPRSFAVKDEIFCLFEGALDNLGSLKQQYGLAKSANEVILVIEAYKALRDRAPYPPNHVVGHLIGSFAFIVFDKSTSTLFVASDQFGKVPLYWGITADGYVAFADNAELLKGACGKSLASFPQGCFYSTAVGGLRSYENPKNKITAVPAEEEEIWGAKFKVEGPAVVAATE from the exons ATGTTGGGAGTATTTAGCAGTGCGATAGTGTCTCCGCCGGACGAGCTGGTGGCGGCCGGTTGCCGAACTCCATCACCTAAGATAACGGCGGACGCTCTGGTGAAACGGTTCCTTGAGACGAACTCCTCCGGCGTGTCCATGCAGATCGGAGACCATGTCCAATTCGCTTATTCTCACCATAAAGAGTCTCCTTTACAGCCcag ATCATTTGCTGTGAAAGACGAAATCTTCTGCTTGTTTGAGGGAGCCCTTGATAACTTGGGGAGTTTAAAGCAGCAATATGGTCTGGCAAAGTCTGCAAATGAAGTGATATTGGTCATTGAAGCTTACAAGGCCCTTCGTGACCGAGCACCCTATCCTCCAAACCATGTGGTTGGCCATCTAATTGGGAGCTTTGCTTTCATTGTCTTTGACAAATCCACCTCCACTTTGTTTGTGGCTTCT GATCAATTTGGTAAGGTTCCTCTCTATTGGGGAATCACCGCCGACGGATATGTGGCCTTTGCTGATAATGCTGAATTGCTGAAAGGTGCCTGTGGCAAATCTCTTGCTTCTTTCCCTCAAG GCTGTTTCTACTCCACAGCAGTAGGAGGATTAAGAAGCTATGAGAATCCTAAGAACAAGATCACTGCAGTGCCTGCTGAAGAAGAGGAGATATGGGGTGCTAAATTCAAG GTGGAAGGGCCAGCTGTTGTTGCTGCCACAGAGTAG
- the LOC105798587 gene encoding uncharacterized protein LOC105798587, translating to MNIVNQVKRYEGKEMEIFTKRFKRFMKSDKGRRLQKIEELKFESTKEKDPIICYECKKLRHIKFDCPQWKKKGSRKQKLKANVAILSDENSSDDEDQEVANLCLMAINDSKT from the coding sequence ATGAATATAGTGAATCAAGTGAAGAGGTATGAAGGCAAAGAGATGGAGATTTTTACTAAGAGATTCAAGAGGTTCATGAAGTCCGATAAAGGAAGAAGATTACAAAAGATTGAGGAATTGAAGTTTGAATCTACCAAGGAGAAAGATCCCATTATTTGCTATGAGTGCAAGAAACTGAGACACATCAAGTTTGATTGTCCTCAATGGAAGAAGAAAGGATCAAGAAAACAAAAGCTTAAAGCTAATGTGGCTATTTTGAGTGATGAGAATTCCTccgatgatgaagatcaagaaGTAGCCAACCTATGCCTTATGGCCATCAACGATTCTAAG